The Trypanosoma brucei gambiense DAL972 chromosome 10, complete sequence genome has a segment encoding these proteins:
- a CDS encoding GPI transamidase component GAA1, whose translation MLQAGTKKFLREYGSTCAPLFLALGVCLICCLPAACPKENFIDENAISVSRVPVITGMLGELHMDTRISQYTRVVRGRRSVGSESIAVYVNAAFEPSVVLANHLIYVLREKENMACDTNFYFFNDTSKDWPIPDSFVRAAIVINVTSFHTNNLCFNVFGANGMQPNQDLFNLAVAIAEKWRFNIDVLCQNPYISFSTSRPIYEHYFLALQTALVAPLRYQPWYKMRSRGISLLAISTEKSERRTKSSYGYNMAAAHEQLIATLSYLHERFHHSTSVWIPLSVDQYVEYDVIQFATILFVASLLSTCYSIYEVEGFSFSPCAALVSATGLVALVSTLNFGTAGFFVSSGVLTVGLGAFAWDMSWGAINAVVLCLLIILQPVAGLVMGFGATLQLQFIHVRCRKWHVLLIGAILSWIVLIALTEVMKAKLFDTETTAGVYFSFFLYPNALWISSRLIRSTLGA comes from the coding sequence ATGTTGCAGGCGGGAACAAAGAAGTTTCTTAGGGAGTATGGAAGCACATGCGCTCCCCTGTTCTTGGCACTTGGCGTATGCCTTATATGCTGCTTACCTGCCGCGTGCCCAAAGGAAAACTTCATTGATGAAAATGCCATCAGCGTCTCGAGAGTTCCGGTAATTACTGGGATGTTGGGTGAGCTCCATATGGACACGAGGATTTCACAATATACGCGCGTGGTTCGTGGCCGACGCTCCGTGGGCTCCGAATCTATTGCCGTTTACGTTAATGCTGCCTTTGAACCCTCCGTTGTGTTGGCTAATCACCTGATTTACGTGCTGcgagagaaggaaaacatgGCATGCGATACgaatttttacttttttaatgACACAAGCAAAGATTGGCCAATCCCCGATTCCTTCGTCCGCGCGGCTATAGTTATTAACGTGACGTCGTTTCACACAAATAACCTTTGTTTTAATGTGTTTGGTGCCAACGGAATGCAACCAAATCAAGATCTATTCAACCTCGCAGTAGCGATAGCGGAGAAGTGGAGGTTTAATATTGATGTTTTATGCCAAAATCCGtatatttcattttccacGAGTCGACCAATATACGAACACTACTTCCTTGCTCTGCAGACGGCGTTGGTCGCACCGTTACGCTACCAACCGTGGTATAAAATGCGGTCGCGTGGCATCAGTTTGTTGGCAATTAGCACCGAAAAGTCCGAACGCAGGACCAAATCGTCTTACGGTTATAACATGGCCGCTGCGCACGAGCAGCTCATCGCAACTCTTAGTTATCTGCACGAACGTTTTCATCACTCAACATCTGTTTGGATACCACTAAGTGTTGATCAGTACGTCGAGTATGATGTCATCCAATTTGCCACGATTCTATTTGTCGCTTCCCTTCTATCGACGTGTTACTCCATATACGAAGTAGAGGGGTTCAGCTTTTCCCCGTGCGCGGCGTTGGTTAGTGCAACCGGCTTGGTTGCCTTGGTTTCAACATTGAATTTTGGTACCGCTGGATTTTTTGTGAGCAGTGGTGTCCTAACGGTTGGGCTTGGTGCATTTGCATGGGACATGTCGTGGGGTGCCATAAATGCCGTGGTGTTATGTCTTCTCATCATTCTTCAACCTGTAGCGGGGTTGGTCATGGGGTTTGGTGCCACTCTGCAGCTTCAGTTTATCCATGTAAGGTGCCGCAAGTGGCACGTGTTGCTGATTGGAGCGATCCTTTCATGGATCGTTTTAATTGCCTTGACGGAAGTGATGAAAGCAAAATTGTTTGACACAGAGACTACAGCTGGGGTATATTTCTCGTTTTTTCTATACCCCAATGCCTTATGGATTTCCAGCAGGCTGATTCGGTCGACGTTGGGTGCTTAG
- a CDS encoding 60S ribosomal protein L37a, putative: protein MAPAMVRTRVSAPRSWRCLSMRNTSVPSAGSSHSVARPLAFGAAMVAAKLSLVAPTRLAHQTTPRCVPLFAAFVS from the coding sequence ATGGCGCCCGCTATGGTTCGAACCCGCGTAAGCGCGCCAAGAAGCTGGAGGTGTCTCAGCATGCGAAACACTTCTGTTCCTTCTGCGGGAAGTTCGCATTCCGTCGCAAGGCCGTTGGCATTTGGCGCTGCGATGGTTGCAGCAAAACTGTCGCTGGTGGCGCCTACACGCTTAGCACACCAAACAACACCACGGTGCGTTCCACTGTTCGCCGCCTTCGTGAGCTGA
- a CDS encoding 20S proteasome subunit alpha 5, translated as MFSSKTEYDRGVNTFSPEGRIFQIEYAIEAIKLGSTSLGIQTPDAVIIAAEKRVPSTLVDPSSVNKILEIDHHIGTVLSGMVADARILVDHARVEAQNHRFTYDEPMSVESCALATCDLSVQFGESGGRKKLMSRPFGVSLLIAGVDENGPQLWQTDPSGTYTRYDAQAIGGGAEAAQTVFSERYHRNMTVEEAENLTVQILRQVMEEKLTRTSVEIAIVPVSTGRLQIYDQEQIQRIIDRQAEEN; from the coding sequence atgttcTCCTCCAAAACCGAGTATGACCGTGGCGTTAACACCTTTAGCCCAGAGGGTCGCATTTTCCAAATTGAATACGCCATCGAGGCAATCAAGTTGGGAAGCACAAGCTTGGGAATTCAAACCCCCGATGCTGTTATCATTGCTGCCGAGAAGCGGGTGCCATCAACACTGGTTGATCCGTCAAGTGTAAATAAGATCCTGGAAATCGATCATCATATCGGGACCGTTCTTAGTGGCATGGTGGCGGATGCGAGAATACTTGTGGACCATGCGCGTGTGGAGGCACAAAATCACCGTTTCACCTATGATGAGCCGATGAGCGTTGAATCGTGTGCCTTGGCGACGTGCGACCTGTCAGTTCAGTTTGGTGAAAGCGGGGGACGGAAGAAACTCATGTCGAGGCCCTTCGGTGTCTCATTATTGATTGCCGGTGTTGACGAAAACGGACCCCAGCTTTGGCAAACAGATCCCAGCGGCACCTATACACGTTACGATGCTCAAGCAATCGGTGGTGGTGCCGAGGCTGCTCAAACTGTTTTCAGTGAGCGTTATCATCGGAACATGACAGTTGAGGAGGCAGAAAATCTCACCGTGCAGATTTTACGGCAGGTGATGGAAGAGAAGCTAACGAGGACCAGCGTTGAAATTGCAATTGTTCCGGTTTCCACTGGGCGGCTTCAAATATATGACCAGGAACAGATACAGCGGATCATTGATCGGCAGGCCGAGGAAAATTAA
- a CDS encoding peroxin 14, putative, producing MSLLLSGVVDDGKSKPEVEHTHSEREKRVSNAVEFLLDSRVRRTPTSSKVHFLKSKGLSAEEICEAFTKVGQPKTLNEIKRILSERPYVPTGPNSQHMTQPLRDESADSVPTPHPNQSRRHTSLLYAPQAPPLPEAAAATRGVDWRDLVIGAGAAVIGGFAAFKAFQLYSPYEIRLKDEGSKPRSRRSRRGGRHASSDSEAERSLVHREVPALPVPAIPVASESHVDAKQAEIERLKTELKETQEALEAEKKGKAELSITLGKLRGQVTAYSRTNEKQESQIKSLQEEVNRLKSEIERKEDSAKVNANSNVEETLDSKEEGLPSSDTESSNPNGTSSEVARDTQQQDGTAPLSTETDGTVVGGEAA from the coding sequence ATGTCTTTGCTGCTGTCGGGGGTAGTGGATGACGGCAAGTCGAAACCAGAAGTGGAACACACTCACTCTGAACGTGAGAAACGTGTTTCAAACGCCGTCGAGTTTCTCCTCGATTCACGTGTGAGGCGGACGCCCACGTCGAGCAAGGTGCACTTTTTGAAGTCGAAAGGCCTTTCTGCGGAAGAAATATGTGAGGCGTTCACCAAAGTTGGACAACCGAAGACACTAAACGAAATCAAAAGAATTTTGAGCGAGCGGCCATATGTGCCAACAGGACCGAATAGCCAGCACATGACTCAGCCTTTGAGGGATGAGAGCGCCGATTCGGTTCCCACGCCTCATCCAAACCAATCCCGGCGTCACACTAGTTTACTTTACGCGCCACAAGCTCCACCGCTCCCCGAAGCGGCTGCTGCCACTCGCGGTGTGGACTGGAGGGATTTGGTAATCGGCGCCGGTGCTGCCGTGATTGGCGGTTTTGCTGCTTTTAAAGCATTTCAATTGTATTCGCCTTATGAAATCCGTCTAAAAGACGAAGGAAGCAAGCCACGATCGCGACGCAGTCGGAGAGGGGGACGTCACGCGTCATCTGACAGTGAGGCTGAGCGGTCACTCGTGCATCGTGAAGTTCCTGCTCTTCCTGTACCCGCAATTCCTGTTGCATCTGAAAGCCACGTGGATGCAAAGCAAGCTGAAATTGAGAGGTTAAAGACTGAGTTGAAGGAGACTCAGGAAGCTCTTGAAGCAGAGAAAAAGGGCAAGGCTGAACTCTCCATCACCCTCGGGAAGTTGCGGGGTCAGGTCACAGCATATTCAAGAACAAACGAAAAGCAGGAGTCACAAATCAAGAGTCTTCAAGAGGAGGTAAACAGGTTGAAAAGTGAAAttgagaggaaagaagattCTGCTAAAGTCAACGCCAATAGTAATGTGGAGGAAACCTTGGACTCTAAGGAAGAAGGTTTACCATCCAGCGACACCGAGTCAAGTAACCCTAATGGTACCTCATCTGAGGTTGCCCGGGACACCCAACAGCAGGATGGTACTGCCCCATTAAGCACGGAAACGGACGGAACAGTTGTTGGCGGCGAGGCAGCTTGA
- a CDS encoding 60S ribosomal protein L32, putative — translation MVKPFVPRNIVKKRTKKFTRHRCELFPQLSSSWRKPRGEDSPVRRRYKGQKAMPNKGYGSDRRTKYITPSGFKNFPVNNVQDLYMLLMQNRKYAGVISHTVGAKARKAIVRKAHELDVRLINGNAKLRRVDV, via the coding sequence ATGGTGAAGCCGTTCGTGCCCCGGAATATCGTGAAGAAGCGCACGAAGAAGTTCACGCGCCATAGGTGTGAGCTCTTCCCGCAGCTAAGCAGCAGTTGGCGGAAGCCTCGTGGTGAGGACTCGCCGGTTCGTCGCCGCTACAAGGGACAGAAGGCAATGCCAAACAAGGGTTATGGAAGCGACCGCAGAACAAAGTATATCACCCCGTCAGGTTTCAAAAACTTTCCCGTCAACAACGTGCAAGATCTTTATATGCTCCTAATGCAAAACCGCAAGTACGCTGGTGTCATTTCACATACTGTGGGAGCCAAAGCCCGCAAAGCGATCGTCCGGAAGGCTCACGAGCTTGACGTACGTCTGATTAATGGTAATGCCAAATTGCGGCGTGTTGACGTTTAA
- a CDS encoding cytochrome C oxidase subunit VI, putative: MPFVDHNKYKIQREDLPALPHFTDFNDPRFCGTNNKQKNGILAYYQWLHCVGNWGEEHSMCKKMRWYVERMMQEVWLEKWEEKRALGHFDHVLLYGVKPWKDFEPLYQPVKTNRKGAYEFWLDRDFEPLYDADASDFCEKAPILHDIFVKGKKPVYDE; encoded by the coding sequence ATGCCCTTTGTCGATCACAATAAATACAAGATTCAGAGGGAGGATTTGCCAGCCCTTCCCCATTTCACAGATTTTAACGACCCCCGCTTCTGTGGgaccaacaacaaacagaagaatGGTATACTTGCGTACTACCAGTGGCTTCACTGTGTTGGAAACTGGGGAGAGGAACATTCCATGTGCAAGAAGATGCGGTGGTACGTGGAACGCATGATGCAGGAGGTTTGGTTGGAAAAATGGGAGGAGAAGCGTGCTCTAGGACATTTTGATCACGTTCTTCTGTACGGTGTTAAACCGTGGAAAGACTTTGAGCCGTTGTACCAACCTGTAAAGACAAACCGCAAAGGCGCCTACGAGTTCTGGCTGGACCGCGACTTTGAACCACTTTATGATGCCGATGCTTCGGATTTCTGCGAAAAAGCACCGATTCTCCATGACATCTTTGTCAAGGGGAAGAAACCCGTATATGATGAGTAG
- a CDS encoding proteasome alpha 2 subunit, putative, producing the protein MLFPLILPPIPFMKEESFIFFCLLVLCNTRLCRPMSESSYGLTTFSPSGRLVQIEYATTAASKGTTALGVKATDGVVIAAEKKTTSPLADSLTLHKVFALDDHVGCTYSGIGPDCRVLVDAARRACQRYRLTYHEPMPISQLVRQISFLFQEFTQSGGVRPFGCSLLVAGADSRGNHLYQLDPSGTFWTWKATSIGKGSPDARTFLEKRYTNEMEIEDAVHTALLTLKEGFDGRMTAENTQVGRVVEGRFELLTVEQLKDYLDQI; encoded by the coding sequence ATGCTTTTTCCGTTGATTCTTCCTCCTATCCCATttatgaaagaagaaagtttcatctttttttgtttgcttgtgctTTGTAATACTCGCCTGTGCCGACCAATGTCTGAGTCTTCGTACGGTCTTACAACATTCAGTCCTTCCGGAAGACTTGTGCAGATTGAGTATGCAACGACGGCCGCCTCCAAAGGGACAACAGCCTTAGGTGTCAAGGCAACTGATGGTGTTGTCATtgcagcagaaaagaaaacaacatcacCCCTCGCTGACTCCTTAACACTTCATAAAGTGTTTGCTTTGGATGATCATGTTGGCTGTACGTATAGTGGGATTGGTCCTGATTGCCGCGTGCTTGTTGATGCTGCCCGACGCGCATGCCAGCGCTACCGCCTGACATATCATGAGCCAATGCCTATTAGTCAACTGGTTCGTCAAATCAGTTTCTTGTTTCAAGAATTCACGCAATCCGGCGGTGTCCGTCCATTTGGGTGTTCTCTTCTCGTTGCCGGGGCGGATTCTCGTGGAAATCATCTTTATCAACTGGACCCCAGTGGAACCTTCTGGACGTGGAAAGCGACATCTATCGGCAAAGGCAGCCCCGATGCGAGAACATTCCTCGAGAAACGGTACACCAATGAAATGGAAATTGAAGACGCCGTACACACTGCGCTTTTGACACTGAAGGAGGGGTTTGATGGGAGAATGACAGCTGAAAACACGCAAGTGGGTCGGGTGGTTGAAGGTCGCTTTGAACTGCTTACGGTAGAGCAGTTGAAGGATTACCTGGACCAAATCTAA
- a CDS encoding pumillio RNA binding protein, putative codes for MCSSSQGSLSLFLFVLFALKVSFWVYRMWTVQEDEYKNTELSFSGLELSPLSGTEDAAFKPIGVYTKSSQVFVNTSTTPLTGTPPNDRCPTATLLPPQRTPGSPAAAGRFFPRSQAANVSVMRVDAPPFEPSSNNLAAAITFVETPTGGKRGGLPFTGPSERRSPHLMMPIDDTPGRDKDRTTSQYVEWSGHHVNSYHSHNAMRPFTTGGSGNSTVSVENLRGNVYELAKDQHGCRFLQRLLCDPEADCEIPRTIMSEIVPHVAELMTDQYANFLVQKLFDIMPKDVRYNVACVAAPKIAAIALTPHGTFSVQKMIETISSREELVIIREALSKDVVRLVKDANGNHAIQKVLQRFEPDDKEFVYAAVAVDCITIAKNKQGCCVLQRCLEYASPAQRSTLVRHILECCLQIAEDPYGNYVLQYVISAGDSKTIDTIAIAFLPHLVQLCMNKFSSNVMEKVLCRVSPLVQEMYVDTMCTPEVAARLIQDDFGNYVLQTALTICTAGQAEALVSVIRPLMPSIRNTPYAKKLEGKIESAMLKNANGHVPAVGVEMGRLLEMQEAGSEHSPSCHSSDIRAPQNQPLSG; via the coding sequence ATGTGTTCCAGTTCCCAAGgatcattatcattgtttttatttgttttgtttgcactTAAGGTATCATTTTGGGTATATAGGATGTGGACTGTGCAGGAGGACGAATACAAGAACACTGAACTCAGTTTTTCAGGTTTGGAGTTAAGTCCACTCAGTGGAACTGAGGACGCGGCGTTCAAACCTATTGGAGTGTACACGAAAAGTTCACAGGTGTTTGTTAATACCTCCACGACACCATTGACGGGCACCCCACCAAATGACCGTTGCCCAACAGCAACTTTACTTCCACCACAACGAACTCCTGGAAGTCCTGCTGCGGCGGGACGTTTTTTCCCACGTTCCCAAGCTGCTAATGTCAGTGTCATGCGCGTCGATGCGCCGCCTTTTGAGCCGTCGTCTAACAATTTGGCGGCTGCCATTACTTTTGTCGAGACGCCAACTGGAGGGAAACGTGGCGGGTTGCCTTTCACAGGACCTTCAGAGCGCCGCAGCCCCCATTTAATGATGCCTATTGATGACACACCCGGGAGGGATAAGGATCGTACCACATCTCAATATGTGGAATGGAGTGGCCATCATGTTAATTCATACCACTCCCACAACGCCATGCGCCCCTTTACCACTGGTGGTAGTGGCAACAGTACTGTAAGTGTCGAGAATTTAAGGGGAAACGTTTACGAGCTGGCAAAGGATCAACATGGTTGTCGCTTCCTTCAGCGCTTGCTGTGCGATCCGGAGGCAGATTGTGAGATTCCTCGGACGATAATGAGCGAAATTGTTCCACACGTCGCTGAATTGATGACAGATCAATATGCCAACTTCTTGGTTCAAAAGCTGTTTGATATTATGCCTAAAGATGTGAGGTACAACGTCGCATGTGTTGCGGCCCCGAAAATTGCTGCCATAGCGCTTACGCCGCACGGTACCTTCAGCGTGCAAAAGATGATCGAAACTATTTCCTCACGTGAGGAGTTAGTTATCATTCGTGAGGCGCTATCCAAAGATGTTGTGCGTCTTGTGAAGGATGCGAATGGTAATCACGCTATTCAAAAGGTTCTTCAGCGGTTTGAACCGGATGATAAAGAGTTCGTTtacgctgccgttgctgtggACTGCATTACCATTGCAAAGAATAAGCAGGGTTGCTGTGTGCTGCAACGTTGCCTCGAGTATGCTTCCCCTGCTCAGCGGTCCACCCTAGTGAGACATATTTTGGAGTGCTGTTTGCAAATTGCTGAGGATCCGTATGGAAATTATGTTCTCCAGTACGTGATTTCCGCGGGTGATAGCAAAACCATTGACACGATTGCAATCGCATTTCTGCCTCATTTAGTCCAATTGTGCATGAACAAATTTAGCTCCAACGTCATGGAGAAGGTTTTATGCCGAGTGTCACCACTCGTGCAGGAAATGTACGTGGATACTATGTGTACACCGGAGGTTGCAGCTCGATTAATTCAGGATGATTTCGGCAACTACGTACTTCAAACAGCATTGACTATATGCACGGCAGGACAAGCGGAAGCGCTTGTTTCTGTCATTCGGCCTCTGATGCCATCAATTAGGAATACGCCTTATGCAAAGAAGCTTGAGGGAAAAATTGAGAGCGCCATGTTGAAGAATGCGAATGGTCACGTGCCTGCAGTTGGTGTTGAAATGGGCCGACTGTTGGAAATGCAGGAAGCGGGAAGTGAACATTCACCCTCTTGCCACAGTTCTGATATTCGTGCGCCTCAAAACCAACCGCTCTCCGGCTGA
- a CDS encoding mitochondrial structure specific endonuclease I (SSE-1), putative: protein MSVRERAVVLIDGPALIHRWYYRWLYTNRNNPVDVKRFAITNARHTIAIAHSFDPSHLMQHLLSPQVEYTHTPKHNKLIICFDQGDGGRREIYPKYKLNREGREVGEELGVIQKVATKVFLGEPKNTLLIVPHFDSKLKNVNAEADDMISTLAQHTQRIRIPTVIMSHDHDLYQLIDEASRCYYYDIRTKHLISEKGVIERLGVHPKLVRDYKCLAGDPSDNIPGVKGIGKTRALQLLKKYGDLEGVLTKGTKKQGGVVGDLLRAGVEGAELSRKLVELRDCPSVLRVCEFFLKL from the coding sequence ATGTCGGTACGGGAACGCGCTGTGGTACTTATTGATGGCCCAGCGTTGATTCACCGTTGGTATTACCGTTGGTTGTACACTAATAGAAATAACCCCGTTGATGTGAAGCGCTTTGCCATAACAAATGCGCGGCACACAATTGCTATAGCGCATAGctttgatcccagtcacttgaTGCAGCACCTTCTCTCGCCGCAGGTGGAGTACACGCATACACCCAAACATAACAAGCTAATTATATGTTTCGATCAAGGTGATGGCGGCCGTCGAGAGATTTACCCAAAGTACAAGTTAAATCGTGAGGGACGAGAAGTAGGGGAAGAGCTTGGAGTCATACAAAAGGTCGCCACGAAGGTGTTTCTGGGTGAGCCGAAGAATACGCTTTTAATTGTACCTCACTTTGACTCGAAGCTCAAGAATGTGAATGCCGAAGCCGACGATATGATTTCCACCTTAGCACAACATACCCAACGAATTAGAATTCCCACTGTCATAATGTCGCATGACCATGACCTGTACCAGCTTATCGATGAGGCGAGTAGGTGTTATTACTACGACATTCGTACGAAGCATCTCATATCTGAAAAGGGTGTAATTGAGCGTCTCGGCGTTCACCCAAAGCTCGTACGGGATTACAAATGCTTAGCGGGTGACCCTTCTGACAATATTCCTGGTGTGAAGGGAATTGGGAAAACCCGGGCACTGCAGCTGCTAAAAAAGTACGGTGACTTGGAGGGAGTGCTCACCAAAGGCACTAAGAAGCAAGGTGGGGTTGTTGGCGATTTACTGAGGGCTGGTGTCGAGGGTGCCGAACTTTCACGGAAACTTGTAGAGCTGCGTGACTGTCCTAGTGTACTTAGGGTGTGTGAATTCTTCCTGAAGCTATAA
- a CDS encoding protein kinase, putative: MISVLSPSDFEKAKEFRAFLRNLGLSKSLDLFSEQWDELVKQQKEITTNEERMSEQDKEKSQRVSSAGSTPSVTTARVLRVKHRVVSAVGIEDDLWQPVGHEFLSPAFTTGAGISLEAYEMARQNDTVTLVCTNPYFKEPPPSNLPLEHFDLRVWYESGKTGFEEEKELPISVDSIVAGRYQMLQYLDSAAFSRTVRCMDLHEDREVCLKIIRNSKDFFDQSIDEIKLLKLINSSGDTEENCVVKMYDFFYYKEHMCIVTELLRDNLYRFSKYNRDEETELYFTLPRLQATARQVLTGLRFLHSLGLIHSDLKPENILIQSYSRCAVKIIDFGSSCFLTDNLSSYVQSRCYRAPEVILGCKYDSGIDIWSLGAILAELATGNVLFENNSIPQMLASICSVCNELPSKLLHEGRNTHHYVTKFGAFYEYCENMDLIFHYPVQGTPLPELFGYDDPLYVDFVRSCLTLDHRQRPTAEELLKHPFIHNDYGSAYSKPPPLKKQVADTNGIKDTSI, encoded by the coding sequence ATGATTTCCGTCTTGTCGCCCTCTGACTTcgaaaaggcaaaagagtTCCGTGCCTTCTTGCGAAACCTCGGGCTATCGAAATCTTTGGACCTTTTTTCGGAACAATGGGATGAACTCGTAAAACAGCAAAAGGAGATTACCACCAACGAGGAAAGGATGTCGGAACAGGATAAAGAAAAGTCTCAGAGGGTTTCAAGTGCAGGCTCTACGCCATCCGTAACAACAGCTCGTGTGCTACGCGTGAAGCATCGTGTGGTGTCGGCAGTTGGTATAGAAGATGATTTGTGGCAACCTGTTGGTCATGAGTTTCTTTCCCCCGCCTTCACTACAGGAGCTGGTATTTCGTTGGAAGCCTATGAGATGGCAAGGCAGAATGACACTGTCACTTTGGTTTGTACAAACCCGTACTTTAAGGAACCACCACCATCTAATCTACCGCTGGAGCACTTTGATTTACGAGTGTGGTATGAAAGCGGTAAGACGGGGTttgaggaagagaaggaactaCCGATTTCGGTTGACTCCATAGTTGCTGGTCGGTATCAAATGCTCCAATACCTCGACTCCGCTGCCTTTTCCCGCACTGTGCGCTGTATGGACTTACATGAGGATCGCGAAGTGTGCCTTAAAATCATACGGAACTCTAAGGACTTCTTTGATCAGAGTATAGACGAAATCAAGTTGCTCAAGTTGATCAATTCTTCGGGTGATACAGAGGAGAATTGTGTAGTCAAAATGTATGATTTCTTCTACTACAAGGAACACATGTGTATAGTTACAGAGCTTCTCCGCGATAACTTGTATCGGTTTAGCAAGTACAATCGTGACGAAGAGACGGAACTGTACTTTACACTACCCCGGCTTCAGGCCACCGCAAGACAGGTTCTTACGGGGTTGCGATTCTTGCATAGTCTTGGTCTGATACACTCCGACCTCAAACCAGAGAATATTCTTATCCAGTCGTACAGTCGGTGTGCAGTGAAAATAATTGATTTTGGGAGCAGTTGCTTTTTGACCGATAACCTCAGTTCCTACGTGCAGTCCCGTTGCTACCGGGCACCAGAGGTGATTCTTGGTTGTAAGTACGATAGCGGCATTGATATTTGGTCTTTGGGTGCCATTCTTGCTGAACTGGCGACGGGTAATGTGTTATTCGAAAATAACTCGATTCCGCAGATGTTGGCGTCTATTTGTAGCGTTTGCAACGAGTTGCCGTCGAAGCTTCTACACGAAGGTCGGAACACTCATCATTACGTTACCAAGTTTGGTGCGTTTTACGAGTATTGCGAAAATATGGATCTTATATTCCATTACCCTGTTCAAGGTACGCCGCTGCCGGAACTTTTTGGCTACGATGATCCCTTATATGTTGACTTCGTACGCTCGTGCCTCACTTTAGACCACCGTCAGCGCCCTACGGCGGAAGAGCTTCTGAAACATCCCTTTATCCACAACGATTATGGAAGTGCATACA